The following are encoded in a window of Caretta caretta isolate rCarCar2 chromosome 19, rCarCar1.hap1, whole genome shotgun sequence genomic DNA:
- the AZIN2 gene encoding antizyme inhibitor 2 isoform X1 produces MMSGYLDESDFMMVEEGFTTRDLLENLLMEVSQTSDKGAFFVADLGDVVKKHLHFLKALPHVKPFYAVKCNSSKGVVRTLAELGAGFDCASKTEIALVQSIGVPSDKIIYTNPCKQISQIKYAASHGVQLMAFDNEVELGKVARSHPHARMVLCIATDNPRSSASLSVKFGATLKSCRHLLETAKEMNVEIVGISFHVGSDCPDLQAFSRSIADARLVFEMGAELGYKMHLLDIGGGFPGTENSKVRFEEMAATINSALDLYFPEGCGVEIIAKPGRYYVASAFTLAVNVVDKQEVPLDPPGSDDEESGSKKSILYYINDGIYGSFSCIFFNHTCPSPILHKKHSPDHPLFSSSLWGPSCDGPDCIADGLELPELQVGDWLTFENMGAYTIAASSSFNGHRQPQINYAMSREAVRLLQGKLPQPEEEDRESLCAPLSCGWEITNTLCITPVFTPARIT; encoded by the exons ATGATGAGTGGGTACTTGGACGAATCAGACTTTATGATGGTGGAGGAGGGCTTCACCACCAGAGACCTCCTTGAAAATCTCCTCATGGAGGTCTCCCAGACG AGCGACAAAGGGGCCTTTTTTGTGGCAGACCTGGGGGACGTAGTGAAGAAACACCTGCACTTCCTGAAGGCCTTGCCCCACGTCAAACCTTTCTACGCTGTTAAGTGCAACAGCAGCAAAGGAGTGGTGCGGAcgctggctgagctgggggcaggattTGACTGTGCTAGCAAG ACGGAGATTGCATTAGTTCAGAGCATTGGGGTCCCATCTGACAAGATTATCTACACTAACCCCTGCAAACAGATCTCGCAGATCAAATACGCAGCCAGCCACGGGGTGCAGCTGATGGCCTTCGACAATGAAGTAGAGCTCGGGAAAGTGGCAAGGAGCCATCCACATGCCAG GATGGTTCTGTGCATCGCCACCGACAACCCCAGATCCTCTGCCAGTCTGAGCGTGAAATTTGGTGCCACCCTCAAGTCCTGCAGACACCTACTAGAAACTGCAAAGGAGATGAATGTGGAGATTGTTGGCATCAG TTTTCATGTTGGCAGTGACTGCCCCGACCTGCAAGCCTTCTCTCGGTCCATAGCAGATGCTCGGCTGGTGTTTGAAATGGGTGCAGAGCTGGGCTACAAGATGCACTTATTAGACATTGGAGGTGGATTCCCTGGCACTGAAAATTCTAAAGTCCGGTTTGAAGAG ATGGCAGCCACGATCAACTCTGCCTTGGACTTGTATTTCCCAGAAGGCTGTGGGGTGGAGATCATCGCCAAACCAGGACGATACTATGTAGCTTCTGCCTTTACCTTGGCTGTCAATGTTGTTGACAAGCAGGAGGTTCCCTTGGATCCGCCTGGCTCAGACG ATGAAGAGTCTGGCAGCAAGAAGAGCATCCTGTATTACATTAACGATGGCATCTATGGATCCTTCAGCTGCATTTTCTTCAATcacacctgccccagccccatcctgcacAAG aAACACAGCCCAGATCACCCCTTGTTCAGCAGCAGCCTCTGGGGTCCTTCTTGTGATGGGCCGGACTGCATTGCAGATGGCTTGGAGCTACCAGAACTGCAAGTTGGTGACTGGCTGACGTTTGAGAACATGGGTGCCTACACCATAGCAGCCTCGTCCTCTTTTAATGGACACCGGCAGCCACAGATCAACTACGCCATGTCCCG GGAAGCTGTCCGGCTGCTACAGGGGAAGCTGCCACAACCAGAAGAAGAGGATAGAGAGAGCCTGTGTGCTCCTCTCTCCTGTGGCTGGGAAATCACAAATACCTTGTGCATTACCCCTGTCTTCACTCCAGCTAGAATCACGTGA
- the AZIN2 gene encoding antizyme inhibitor 2 isoform X2: MMSGYLDESDFMMVEEGFTTRDLLENLLMEVSQTSDKGAFFVADLGDVVKKHLHFLKALPHVKPFYAVKCNSSKGVVRTLAELGAGFDCASKTEIALVQSIGVPSDKIIYTNPCKQISQIKYAASHGVQLMAFDNEVELGKVARSHPHASFHVGSDCPDLQAFSRSIADARLVFEMGAELGYKMHLLDIGGGFPGTENSKVRFEEMAATINSALDLYFPEGCGVEIIAKPGRYYVASAFTLAVNVVDKQEVPLDPPGSDDEESGSKKSILYYINDGIYGSFSCIFFNHTCPSPILHKKHSPDHPLFSSSLWGPSCDGPDCIADGLELPELQVGDWLTFENMGAYTIAASSSFNGHRQPQINYAMSREAVRLLQGKLPQPEEEDRESLCAPLSCGWEITNTLCITPVFTPARIT; this comes from the exons ATGATGAGTGGGTACTTGGACGAATCAGACTTTATGATGGTGGAGGAGGGCTTCACCACCAGAGACCTCCTTGAAAATCTCCTCATGGAGGTCTCCCAGACG AGCGACAAAGGGGCCTTTTTTGTGGCAGACCTGGGGGACGTAGTGAAGAAACACCTGCACTTCCTGAAGGCCTTGCCCCACGTCAAACCTTTCTACGCTGTTAAGTGCAACAGCAGCAAAGGAGTGGTGCGGAcgctggctgagctgggggcaggattTGACTGTGCTAGCAAG ACGGAGATTGCATTAGTTCAGAGCATTGGGGTCCCATCTGACAAGATTATCTACACTAACCCCTGCAAACAGATCTCGCAGATCAAATACGCAGCCAGCCACGGGGTGCAGCTGATGGCCTTCGACAATGAAGTAGAGCTCGGGAAAGTGGCAAGGAGCCATCCACATGCCAG TTTTCATGTTGGCAGTGACTGCCCCGACCTGCAAGCCTTCTCTCGGTCCATAGCAGATGCTCGGCTGGTGTTTGAAATGGGTGCAGAGCTGGGCTACAAGATGCACTTATTAGACATTGGAGGTGGATTCCCTGGCACTGAAAATTCTAAAGTCCGGTTTGAAGAG ATGGCAGCCACGATCAACTCTGCCTTGGACTTGTATTTCCCAGAAGGCTGTGGGGTGGAGATCATCGCCAAACCAGGACGATACTATGTAGCTTCTGCCTTTACCTTGGCTGTCAATGTTGTTGACAAGCAGGAGGTTCCCTTGGATCCGCCTGGCTCAGACG ATGAAGAGTCTGGCAGCAAGAAGAGCATCCTGTATTACATTAACGATGGCATCTATGGATCCTTCAGCTGCATTTTCTTCAATcacacctgccccagccccatcctgcacAAG aAACACAGCCCAGATCACCCCTTGTTCAGCAGCAGCCTCTGGGGTCCTTCTTGTGATGGGCCGGACTGCATTGCAGATGGCTTGGAGCTACCAGAACTGCAAGTTGGTGACTGGCTGACGTTTGAGAACATGGGTGCCTACACCATAGCAGCCTCGTCCTCTTTTAATGGACACCGGCAGCCACAGATCAACTACGCCATGTCCCG GGAAGCTGTCCGGCTGCTACAGGGGAAGCTGCCACAACCAGAAGAAGAGGATAGAGAGAGCCTGTGTGCTCCTCTCTCCTGTGGCTGGGAAATCACAAATACCTTGTGCATTACCCCTGTCTTCACTCCAGCTAGAATCACGTGA
- the AZIN2 gene encoding antizyme inhibitor 2 isoform X3 encodes MMSGYLDESDFMMVEEGFTTRDLLENLLMEVSQTSDKGAFFVADLGDVVKKHLHFLKALPHVKPFYAVKCNSSKGVVRTLAELGAGFDCASKTEIALVQSIGVPSDKIIYTNPCKQISQIKYAASHGVQLMAFDNEVELGKVARSHPHARMVLCIATDNPRSSASLSVKFGATLKSCRHLLETAKEMNVEIVGISFHVGSDCPDLQAFSRSIADARLVFEMGAELGYKMHLLDIGGGFPGTENSKVRFEEMAATINSALDLYFPEGCGVEIIAKPGRYYVASAFTLAVNVVDKQEVPLDPPGSDDEESGSKKSILYYINDGIYGSFSCIFFNHTCPSPILHKKHSPDHPLFSSSLWGPSCDGPDCIADGLELPELQVGDWLTFENMGAYTIAASSSFNGHRQPQINYAMSR; translated from the exons ATGATGAGTGGGTACTTGGACGAATCAGACTTTATGATGGTGGAGGAGGGCTTCACCACCAGAGACCTCCTTGAAAATCTCCTCATGGAGGTCTCCCAGACG AGCGACAAAGGGGCCTTTTTTGTGGCAGACCTGGGGGACGTAGTGAAGAAACACCTGCACTTCCTGAAGGCCTTGCCCCACGTCAAACCTTTCTACGCTGTTAAGTGCAACAGCAGCAAAGGAGTGGTGCGGAcgctggctgagctgggggcaggattTGACTGTGCTAGCAAG ACGGAGATTGCATTAGTTCAGAGCATTGGGGTCCCATCTGACAAGATTATCTACACTAACCCCTGCAAACAGATCTCGCAGATCAAATACGCAGCCAGCCACGGGGTGCAGCTGATGGCCTTCGACAATGAAGTAGAGCTCGGGAAAGTGGCAAGGAGCCATCCACATGCCAG GATGGTTCTGTGCATCGCCACCGACAACCCCAGATCCTCTGCCAGTCTGAGCGTGAAATTTGGTGCCACCCTCAAGTCCTGCAGACACCTACTAGAAACTGCAAAGGAGATGAATGTGGAGATTGTTGGCATCAG TTTTCATGTTGGCAGTGACTGCCCCGACCTGCAAGCCTTCTCTCGGTCCATAGCAGATGCTCGGCTGGTGTTTGAAATGGGTGCAGAGCTGGGCTACAAGATGCACTTATTAGACATTGGAGGTGGATTCCCTGGCACTGAAAATTCTAAAGTCCGGTTTGAAGAG ATGGCAGCCACGATCAACTCTGCCTTGGACTTGTATTTCCCAGAAGGCTGTGGGGTGGAGATCATCGCCAAACCAGGACGATACTATGTAGCTTCTGCCTTTACCTTGGCTGTCAATGTTGTTGACAAGCAGGAGGTTCCCTTGGATCCGCCTGGCTCAGACG ATGAAGAGTCTGGCAGCAAGAAGAGCATCCTGTATTACATTAACGATGGCATCTATGGATCCTTCAGCTGCATTTTCTTCAATcacacctgccccagccccatcctgcacAAG aAACACAGCCCAGATCACCCCTTGTTCAGCAGCAGCCTCTGGGGTCCTTCTTGTGATGGGCCGGACTGCATTGCAGATGGCTTGGAGCTACCAGAACTGCAAGTTGGTGACTGGCTGACGTTTGAGAACATGGGTGCCTACACCATAGCAGCCTCGTCCTCTTTTAATGGACACCGGCAGCCACAGATCAACTACGCCATGTCCCGGTAA
- the AZIN2 gene encoding antizyme inhibitor 2 isoform X4 has product MAFDNEVELGKVARSHPHARMVLCIATDNPRSSASLSVKFGATLKSCRHLLETAKEMNVEIVGISFHVGSDCPDLQAFSRSIADARLVFEMGAELGYKMHLLDIGGGFPGTENSKVRFEEMAATINSALDLYFPEGCGVEIIAKPGRYYVASAFTLAVNVVDKQEVPLDPPGSDDEESGSKKSILYYINDGIYGSFSCIFFNHTCPSPILHKKHSPDHPLFSSSLWGPSCDGPDCIADGLELPELQVGDWLTFENMGAYTIAASSSFNGHRQPQINYAMSREAVRLLQGKLPQPEEEDRESLCAPLSCGWEITNTLCITPVFTPARIT; this is encoded by the exons ATGGCCTTCGACAATGAAGTAGAGCTCGGGAAAGTGGCAAGGAGCCATCCACATGCCAG GATGGTTCTGTGCATCGCCACCGACAACCCCAGATCCTCTGCCAGTCTGAGCGTGAAATTTGGTGCCACCCTCAAGTCCTGCAGACACCTACTAGAAACTGCAAAGGAGATGAATGTGGAGATTGTTGGCATCAG TTTTCATGTTGGCAGTGACTGCCCCGACCTGCAAGCCTTCTCTCGGTCCATAGCAGATGCTCGGCTGGTGTTTGAAATGGGTGCAGAGCTGGGCTACAAGATGCACTTATTAGACATTGGAGGTGGATTCCCTGGCACTGAAAATTCTAAAGTCCGGTTTGAAGAG ATGGCAGCCACGATCAACTCTGCCTTGGACTTGTATTTCCCAGAAGGCTGTGGGGTGGAGATCATCGCCAAACCAGGACGATACTATGTAGCTTCTGCCTTTACCTTGGCTGTCAATGTTGTTGACAAGCAGGAGGTTCCCTTGGATCCGCCTGGCTCAGACG ATGAAGAGTCTGGCAGCAAGAAGAGCATCCTGTATTACATTAACGATGGCATCTATGGATCCTTCAGCTGCATTTTCTTCAATcacacctgccccagccccatcctgcacAAG aAACACAGCCCAGATCACCCCTTGTTCAGCAGCAGCCTCTGGGGTCCTTCTTGTGATGGGCCGGACTGCATTGCAGATGGCTTGGAGCTACCAGAACTGCAAGTTGGTGACTGGCTGACGTTTGAGAACATGGGTGCCTACACCATAGCAGCCTCGTCCTCTTTTAATGGACACCGGCAGCCACAGATCAACTACGCCATGTCCCG GGAAGCTGTCCGGCTGCTACAGGGGAAGCTGCCACAACCAGAAGAAGAGGATAGAGAGAGCCTGTGTGCTCCTCTCTCCTGTGGCTGGGAAATCACAAATACCTTGTGCATTACCCCTGTCTTCACTCCAGCTAGAATCACGTGA